In Bicyclus anynana chromosome 22, ilBicAnyn1.1, whole genome shotgun sequence, the following proteins share a genomic window:
- the LOC112050314 gene encoding larval cuticle protein A2B-like has protein sequence MVYKFVVLACFVAAASAGLLPASPYAAYAAAPAYHAAPVAYAAPIAKYAAVAPRVEEYDPHPQYSFAYDVQDGLTGDSKTQHETRDGDIVQGSYSVVDPDGVKRTVEYTADPHNGFNAVVHREPLAVKAAPVAYAAPIAKVAPIGYAAAPVVHAAPVAKFAAPLAYSAPIYHH, from the exons ATGGTGTACAAG TTCGTTGTTCTTGCCTGCTTCGTGGCGGCCGCCAGTGCTGGTCTGCTCCCAGCCAGTCCCTACGCCGCCTACGCCGCGGCCCCGGCCTACCACGCAGCCCCAGTAGCCTACGCGGCTCCCATCGCCAAATACGCCGCCGTCGCGCCCCGCGTCGAGGAATACGACCCCCACCCACAGTACAGCTTCGCCTACGACGTCCAAGACGGACTCACCGGCGACTCCAAGACTCAGCACGAGACTCGTGATGGCGACATCGTACAGGGCTCGTACTCCGTCGTCGACCCCGATGGTGTCAAGCGCACTGTTGAATACACCGCTGACCCCCACAATGGATTCAACGCGGTCGTCCACAGAGAACCCCTCGCTGTTAAGGCTGCCCCAGTGGCGTACGCCGCCCCCATCGCTAAAGTCGCCCCCATAGGATACGCCGCTGCCCCCGTGGTACACGCTGCCCCCGTTGCCAAGTTCGCCGCACCACTGGCCTACTCTGCACCAATCTACCACCACTGA
- the LOC128199317 gene encoding uncharacterized protein LOC128199317: protein MLQIQGQIYHQAGSLLPYPDADHQFLQIYFIGDENRELDQRCAIVSNTRREIIRELQRFFHQHNALVQLFKIALDRMPTDNHKIVIRADRTPFGEHARRFNAPTIDEVAIVILGDQFQSRDIVLHRRNEQLQRVSELHRSYDALQYPILHWKGDDGYHINIPMIDPRTGLHIQKKVSAMNFYSYRLMIRPQEQNYILKCGKLYHQYIVDMYAKIETERLNYIRFNQAKLRSEEYIHLQDAIANDANVNDIGRLTILPSSYIGSPRHMNEYAQDAMSYVRKYGRPDLFITFTCNPQWDDIKNNLFEGQSTTDRHDITARVFRRKLKALMDLIVKLRVFGEVRCHMYSIEWQKRGLPHAHILIWLVNKITPDQIDNVISGEIPDQTVDPELFDVVVKNMIHGPCGELNMNSPCMIDGKCSKRYPRQLTSDTITGNDGYPLYRRRSPNDNGKTATIRMRNQDVEVDNRWVVPYCPLLSKIFKAHINVEYCNSVKSIKYICKYVNKGSDMAVFGVAGDNRNDEITQYQLGRYISSNEAVWRILSFPMHERHPVVVHLAVHLENGQRIYFNEANALERAAHPPATTLTAFFKLCETDTFARNLLYSEVPQYYTWNVSSKKFQRRKQGTAVDGHSGIFKTDAIGRMYTVHPNNAECFYLRLLLVNVNGPKSFQELRTVDGHLCQTYREACQLLHLLEDDAHWDSTLNDASTSAHPQQIRMLFAIILSTCMPSNPLELWNKYKNYMAEDILIRMRHHARNPDLLITLEMCNEALIIIEDICLTIANKALVQLGMTAPNRPMHDLFDRELQREQEFNCNDLRLFVQSNITKLNIQQKHVYDTIMQAVSNNAGGLYFLDAPGGTGKTFVISLILATIRSDQKIALALASSGIAATLLEGGRTAHSALKLPLNVQVIETPTCNISRNSAMAKVLRLTSIILWDECTMANKKSLEAFNRTMQDLRGNQQLFGGALILLSGDFRQTLPVIPRSTPADEINACLKSSVLWRYLQKLTLNINMRVHLQNDPAAHEFSKQLLEIGDGKIQIDRTNGLIAVPNNFCTIAQSIDELIECVFPNIVQNYRNHDWLTERAILAPKNIHVNAINFQIQAKLPGVVTKYKSIDSVMNQDEAMNYPIEFLNSLEPAGMPPHCLNLKVGSSIILLRNINPPKLCNGTRLAVKKLLPNLIEATILTGKSKGEVVLIPRIPMIPTDMPFEFKRLQYPVRLSFAMSINKAQGQTLHVCGVNLEEHCFSHGQLYVACSRVGTPSRLFIYAQNGKTKNIVYPNVLD, encoded by the exons ATGTTACAGATTCAGGGCCAGATTTATCATCAAGCTGGTTCGTTATTGCCATACCCCGACGCTGATCATCAAtttttgcaaatttattttattggtgaTGAAAATCGTGAATTGGATCAACGTTGTGCAATTGTTTCGAATACAAGACGAGAAATTATTCGTGAGCTACAAAGGTTTTTCCATCAGCATAACGCATTAGTTCAATTGTTTAAAATTGCTCTCGATCGTATGCCAACTGATAATCACAAAATCGTAATAAGAGCTGATAGAACACCTTTTGGAGAGCATGCAAGGCGATTTAATGCACCAACAATTGATGAGGTTGCAATTGTAATTCTTGGTGATCAGTTTCAATCCCGTGATATTGTACTTCATCGTAGAAATGAGCAATTGCAACGTGTTTCGGAACTTCATCGTAGTTACGATGCATTACAGTACCCAATATTGCATTGGAAAGGTGACGATGGTTACCATATCAATATACCAATGATTGATCCACGAACAG gTCTACATATACAGAAAAAAGTTAGTGCCATGAATTTTTATTCGTATCGATTGATGATTCGTCCACAAGAACAAaattatatcttaaaatgtgGTAAACTATATCATCAGTACATCGTTGATATGTATGCCAAAATAGAGACTGAACGTCTTAATTATATTCGTTTCAACCAAGCAAAATTAAGATCCGAAGAATATATTCATTTGCAAGATGCGATAGCGAATGATGCTAATGTTAATGACATCGGACGTTTAACTATATTGCCATCTTCGTATATTGGTAGCCCACGGCATATGAACGAATATGCACAAGACGCAATGTCTTATGTACGAAAATACGGTCGACCGGATCTGTTCATTACATTTACATGTAATCCGCAGTGGGATGACATCAAGAACAATTTATTTGAAGGCCAGTCGACAACTGATCGTCATGACATTACAGCACGTGTTTTTCGGCGAAAATTGAAAGCACTTATGGATTTAATTGTGAAATTACGTGTATTTGGAGAGGTGCGTTGCCATATGTACTCCATCGAATGGCAAAAAAGGGGATTGCCGCACGCACATATATTAATTTGGctggtaaataaaataactccgGATCAAATCGATAACGTTATATCAGGTGAAATTCCTGATCAAACTGTTGATCCTGAGTTATTTGATGTTGTCGTTAAAAACATGATACATGGTCCGTGCGGTGAACTAAATATGAATTCGCCATGTATGATTGATGGAAAGTGTTCGAAACGATACCCAAGACAATTGACTTCAGACACAATAACGGGCAATGACGGATATCCGTTGTATAGACGTAGATCACCTAATGATAATGGCAAAACGGCAACCATTAGAATGCGTAACCAGGACGTTGAAGTTGATAATCGTTGGGTGGTTCCGTATTGTCCATTATTATCGAAAATATTCAAGGCTCATATAAATGTGGAGTATTGTAATTCAGTCAaatccattaaatatatttgcaaGTATGTAAATAAAGGGAGCGATATGGCTGTTTTCGGTGTAGCTGGTGATAATAGAAATGATGAAATTACTCAGTATCAACTGGGGCGCTATATTAGTAGTAATGAAGCTGTCTGGAGGATTCTGTCGTTTCCAATGCACGAAAGACATCCTGTGGTTGTTCACTTAGCTGTGCATCTTGAGAATGGCcaacgtatttattttaatgaagcaAATGCATTGGAAAGAGCAGCACACCCACCAGCGACTACGTTGACAGCTTTTTTCAAATTATGCGAAACTGATACATTTGCTAGAAATTTGTTATATTCCGAAGTGCCTCAGTACTATACATGGAATGTGTcttcaaaaaaatttcaaagacGTAAACAAGGAACAGCAGTCGATGGGCATTCAGGCATTTTCAAAACAGATGCAATTGGGAGAATGTATACAGTACATCCAAACAATGCTGAGTGTTTTTATTTGCGATTGCTATTAGTTAACGTCAATGGCCCAAAATCATTTCAAGAATTAAGGACAGTCGACGGTCATTTGTGTCAAACATATCGTGAAGCATGTCAACTCTTGCATTTGTTGGAGGATGATGCACATTGGGATTCAACACTTAATGATGCATCTACGTCAGCTCATCCACAACAAATACGAATGCTATTTGCCATTATATTATCGACATGTATGCCATCAAATCCACTTGAATTAtggaacaaatataaaaattatatggcagaagatattttaattcGTATGCGTCATCATGCAAGAAATCCTGATTTGTTGATTACCTTGGAAATGTGCAACGAagctttgataataattgaagaTATATGTCTAACGATTGCAAATAAAGCATTAGTACAATTGGGTATGACCGCACCAAATCGTCCCATGCATGATTTGTTTGATCGTGAATTGCAACGTGAGCAGGAATTCAACTGTAATGATTTGCGTTTATTTGTACAATCGAATATaaccaaattaaatattcaGCAAAAACATGTATATGATACAATCATGCAAGCCGTTTCCAATAATGCAGGTGGATTATATTTTTTGGATGCACCTGGTGGCACAGGTAAAACGTTCGTTATATCATTGATTTTAGCGACTATTCGATCAGATCAGAAAATTGCACTAGCACTTGCATCTTCGGGAATTGCTGCTACATTATTAGAAGGTGGTCGGACCGCACACTCTGCATTAAAATTGCCATTGAATGTACAGGTGATTGAAACTCCAACTTGCAATATATCGAGAAATTCTGCTATGGCAAAAGTTCTGCGATTAACGTCAATTATTTTATGGGATGAGTGTACAATGGCGAATAAAAAATCACTAGAAGCATTCAATCGAACAATGCAAGATTTACGTGGTAATCAACAGCTTTTTGGTGGTGCTTTGATATTACTTTCAGGGGATTTTCGTCAAACATTGCCTGTCATTCCTCGATCAACTCCTGCTGATGAAATAAATGCCTGCTTGAAGTCATCAGTTCTTTGGAGATATCTACAAAAATTGACACTAAACATTAATATGCGTGTTCACCTACAAAATGATCCAGCTGCCCATGAGTTCTCAAAACAATTGTTAGAAATTGGTGACGGCAAAATACAAATCGACAGAACCAACGGATTGATCGCTGTACCGAACAATTTTTGTACAATTGCGCAATCGATAGATGAATTGATTGAATGTGTTTTTCCGAATATTGTTCAGAATTACAGAAATCATGATTGGTTGACAGAACGCGCCATTTTAGCACCGAAAAACATTCATGTCAAtgcaattaattttcaaattcaagcgAAACTGCCAGGCGTAGTCACgaaatataaatcaattgacAGTGTTATGAATCAAGATGAGGCAATGAATTAtccaattgaatttttaaattcattggaGCCGGCTGGTATGCCACCGCATTGCTTGAATCTGAAAGTTGGTTCTTCGATTATATTATTGCGAAATATTAATCCACCAAAACTGTGTAACGGAACAAGATTGGCAGTGAAAAAGTTATTGCCAAATTTGATTGAAGCTACGATCTTAACTGGTAAATCAAAAGGAGAAGTTGTTTTGATACCGCGTATACCTATGATTCCAACTGATATGCCTTTTGAGTTCAAACGTTTACAATATCCTGTGCGTTTATCATTTGCGATGTCCATCAACAAGGCCCAAGGTCAAACACTTCACGTTTGTGGTGTGAATTTGGAGGAACATTGTTTTTCACATGGCCAGTTATATGTTGCCTGTTCCAGAGTCGGTACCCCCAgccgtttgtttatttatgctcaaaatggaaaaacaaaaaatattgtttatccaAATGTTTTGGATTAA